A portion of the Deinococcus sp. LM3 genome contains these proteins:
- a CDS encoding ThiF family adenylyltransferase: MLISQSEAPHPQPGNRVELLAGFGLEESSTPPYVVIVALAPDRSALTVYVCLTPDTVQIRSLVLLPEEAGHRSGRAATAAEQKVAIIGLGSVGSSVAELLLRSGIHRLVLIDGDVMLPGNLERHTLDWRDVGAHKAEAVKRRLLHIAPRADIEIITSNLNWQQSARVYAGDIDEIAACTVIVNATGDVPTGLLLGALAEQHRKAFVSVEVFEGGLGCLTARFIPGRDPTYMQGRMAYETYCEERSVTPPSSGVRTYEALTFDGAPIQADAAAVTAAAAQTARIALDILDDRVEATTSPWMLTGYRSGWLFSRQGDSIALDVPLPTQPTPPARDLKLAEWATGLAQEAIDAARSQP, encoded by the coding sequence GTGCTGATCTCTCAGAGCGAGGCCCCTCACCCCCAGCCGGGCAACCGTGTGGAACTGCTGGCTGGATTCGGCCTGGAGGAGAGCAGCACCCCCCCGTATGTCGTGATCGTGGCCCTTGCACCCGACCGGTCGGCCCTGACCGTCTACGTCTGCCTGACACCGGACACCGTGCAGATCCGGTCTCTGGTTCTCCTGCCTGAAGAAGCAGGCCACCGGTCTGGGCGGGCGGCAACTGCTGCTGAACAGAAAGTGGCCATCATCGGTCTCGGTTCAGTCGGCTCCAGCGTGGCGGAGTTGCTCCTCCGGTCCGGCATTCACCGCCTCGTGCTGATTGACGGTGACGTCATGTTGCCTGGAAACCTGGAACGGCACACCCTGGACTGGCGAGACGTCGGCGCGCACAAGGCGGAGGCCGTCAAACGCCGATTGCTGCACATCGCGCCTCGTGCTGACATCGAGATCATCACGTCCAATCTGAACTGGCAGCAGTCAGCCCGCGTGTATGCCGGTGACATTGACGAGATAGCTGCCTGTACCGTGATCGTCAATGCGACTGGCGACGTGCCGACGGGGCTGCTACTGGGCGCTCTGGCCGAACAGCACCGGAAGGCGTTTGTGTCGGTCGAGGTGTTTGAAGGTGGACTCGGGTGCCTGACCGCCCGGTTCATTCCAGGCCGCGATCCGACATACATGCAGGGAAGAATGGCCTACGAAACGTACTGTGAGGAACGAAGTGTCACGCCCCCCAGTAGTGGCGTCCGCACTTACGAGGCCCTGACCTTTGACGGCGCGCCCATCCAGGCAGATGCCGCCGCAGTCACTGCGGCGGCTGCACAGACAGCCAGAATTGCTCTGGATATTCTTGACGACCGCGTCGAGGCGACTACGTCACCCTGGATGCTCACCGGATACCGTTCGGGCTGGCTGTTTTCCCGTCAGGGCGACAGCATCGCGCTCGATGTGCCACTCCCCACGCAGCCCACACCACCAGCACGCGACCTGAAACTCGCTGAGTGGGCGACCGGACTTGCACAGGAGGCCATTGATGCGGCTCGCTCTCAGCCGTGA
- a CDS encoding SAVED domain-containing protein, which translates to MLHVQLDRAIVDAQEVQASVNYIKTKVGEAVSAFQPDALDVFLVGPAALALALGHRWNALPSTQWYEFQAGPGMYQRTCRVN; encoded by the coding sequence GTGCTGCACGTGCAGTTGGACCGGGCCATCGTGGATGCGCAGGAGGTGCAAGCGTCTGTGAATTACATCAAGACGAAAGTGGGCGAGGCCGTGAGTGCCTTTCAACCGGATGCCCTTGACGTCTTCTTGGTCGGACCGGCCGCATTGGCCCTGGCGCTTGGTCACCGTTGGAATGCTCTCCCCTCCACGCAATGGTATGAATTTCAGGCTGGACCGGGCATGTATCAACGCACGTGTCGGGTGAACTGA
- a CDS encoding tyrosine-type recombinase/integrase, with the protein MTLALDVLRTTTFDRAKTWSDLSPEERKRRAVLAVRDQEADTLWSLTEAYLTLHGSSGTAISPRTLKAYRWAVNRYLTYAGAQAVNLLRASSSDGVRFVRTVEAEGLSASSTRVQLAGVRLFYAALRWADATQAAPFNDVKPVREKTAAWDKRSPYTHDEVQALLEHADERMQALILLCAHGGLRISEALAVRRADINLDGRELTVRHGKGGKQRRVVIGDTLIRALNRLPEQPGSLIGGSYPAAVERLHRLCLRAEVAYRGYHALRHYAGTRLTKEGASLDDVARHLGHAVLETARIYAKWSDDSLRRRVNHW; encoded by the coding sequence GTGACACTCGCCCTCGATGTCCTTCGAACCACCACCTTCGACCGGGCCAAAACGTGGAGTGACCTCAGTCCGGAAGAGAGGAAGAGACGGGCCGTCCTCGCCGTCCGGGATCAGGAAGCAGACACCCTCTGGTCTCTGACCGAGGCCTACCTCACCCTGCACGGATCCAGCGGCACCGCGATCAGCCCCCGGACCCTCAAGGCCTACCGCTGGGCGGTCAACCGCTACCTGACCTATGCCGGTGCGCAGGCCGTCAACCTCCTGCGCGCCAGTTCCAGTGACGGCGTCCGCTTCGTGCGCACCGTCGAGGCAGAAGGACTCAGCGCGTCGAGCACCCGTGTGCAACTCGCCGGCGTCCGCCTCTTCTACGCGGCGCTGCGGTGGGCCGACGCCACCCAGGCCGCCCCGTTCAATGACGTCAAACCTGTGCGGGAGAAAACGGCCGCGTGGGACAAGCGCAGCCCCTACACCCACGATGAGGTGCAGGCCCTCCTGGAGCACGCCGACGAGCGGATGCAGGCCCTGATTCTGCTGTGCGCCCACGGCGGCCTCCGCATCAGTGAAGCGCTCGCCGTCAGACGCGCGGACATCAACCTGGACGGGCGGGAACTTACAGTGCGACACGGTAAAGGCGGCAAGCAGCGACGGGTCGTCATCGGCGACACCCTGATTCGGGCGCTGAACCGTCTCCCCGAACAGCCGGGCTCGCTGATCGGCGGCAGTTACCCCGCCGCCGTTGAGCGTCTGCATCGCCTCTGCCTCCGAGCAGAGGTGGCCTACCGCGGCTATCACGCACTCAGGCATTACGCCGGCACCCGCCTGACGAAAGAAGGGGCGTCACTTGACGATGTCGCCCGGCACCTCGGGCACGCCGTGCTGGAAACCGCCCGGATCTACGCCAAGTGGAGTGACGACAGCCTGCGCCGTCGTGTTAATCACTGGTAG
- a CDS encoding excisionase family DNA-binding protein, translated as MSVPFIPTPADTQAAQLQLQQLQRTPATGRLAGLLEDLLQQLAAGKAVQVLTLDREISTQQAAELLNVSRPYLVKLIEEGQFPHRKVGPRRRLYLEDVLAYKAGLDAQRQAALQALADDLQDLESD; from the coding sequence ATGTCTGTTCCCTTCATCCCCACCCCCGCCGACACCCAGGCCGCCCAGCTCCAGCTCCAGCAACTCCAGCGCACCCCTGCCACCGGCCGCCTCGCGGGTCTCCTCGAAGATCTCCTTCAGCAACTCGCCGCCGGTAAGGCCGTTCAAGTGCTGACCCTCGACCGGGAGATCAGCACCCAGCAGGCCGCCGAACTCCTGAACGTCAGCCGCCCCTACCTCGTCAAGCTCATCGAGGAAGGCCAGTTCCCCCACCGCAAAGTCGGCCCCCGCCGCCGGCTGTACCTCGAAGACGTCCTCGCCTACAAAGCTGGCCTCGACGCCCAGCGCCAGGCCGCCCTTCAGGCCCTGGCCGACGACCTGCAGGACCTGGAGTCGGATTGA
- a CDS encoding PIN domain-containing protein, with amino-acid sequence MTPRHTALYDANVLYPSLLRNLLMHLAVSGLVAARWTDAIHDEWGRNLLLNRPDLGAPRVQRIRALMDQAVPDAQVTGYEALIETLSLPDPDDRHVLAAAIHAQADVIVTLNLKDFPREHLEPYGVQVMTPDTLLLALLAAEPLATRDALEGLQNSFRRPPVTWEELTDRLTQAGLVRSMTEIRNT; translated from the coding sequence TTGACCCCAAGGCACACGGCGCTGTACGACGCGAATGTCCTGTACCCCTCCCTGCTGCGCAACCTGCTGATGCACCTCGCGGTGTCCGGTCTGGTCGCCGCCCGCTGGACTGACGCCATCCACGACGAGTGGGGCCGGAACCTGCTGCTCAACCGCCCCGACCTCGGAGCGCCGCGGGTCCAGCGGATCCGGGCCCTGATGGATCAGGCCGTCCCTGACGCGCAGGTCACCGGCTATGAAGCCCTGATCGAGACCCTGTCGCTGCCTGACCCGGATGACCGGCATGTCCTCGCGGCGGCCATCCACGCGCAGGCGGATGTGATCGTCACGCTCAACCTCAAGGACTTTCCCCGCGAGCACTTGGAACCCTACGGCGTGCAGGTGATGACGCCCGACACGCTCCTGTTGGCGCTCCTGGCAGCGGAGCCCCTGGCCACCCGGGACGCGCTGGAAGGCCTGCAGAATAGTTTCCGGCGACCACCCGTCACCTGGGAGGAGTTGACCGATCGGCTCACTCAAGCTGGTCTGGTCAGGAGCATGACCGAAATCAGGAATACCTGA
- a CDS encoding four-helix bundle copper-binding protein, translating to MDTLTRMLSTHPKVGALNADLLAACLQACLECEAICALCADACLSEDEHLHHLTRCISLNTQCAAVCHAAASVLSTPGQGDHQLMRAQLQACLSACRACAEECEAHARDMGMAHCGVCAESCRRCEQACQALLGSLSA from the coding sequence ATGGATACCCTGACCCGCATGCTCAGCACCCACCCGAAAGTCGGCGCTTTGAATGCTGACCTGTTGGCTGCCTGCCTACAGGCCTGCCTGGAATGTGAGGCCATCTGCGCTCTATGTGCCGACGCTTGTCTCAGTGAGGATGAGCATCTGCATCACCTCACACGCTGTATCAGCCTGAACACGCAGTGTGCGGCGGTCTGCCACGCCGCAGCCAGTGTGCTCTCGACACCTGGTCAGGGAGACCATCAGCTCATGCGGGCGCAGCTCCAGGCATGCCTGAGTGCCTGCCGCGCCTGTGCAGAAGAATGTGAAGCGCACGCCCGGGACATGGGGATGGCCCACTGCGGTGTGTGCGCAGAAAGCTGCCGCCGTTGTGAGCAGGCTTGTCAGGCGTTGCTGGGCAGCCTCAGCGCCTAG
- a CDS encoding LysM peptidoglycan-binding domain-containing M23 family metallopeptidase, with amino-acid sequence MWRFLILSLGLAGLSFCAAATVTVKPGDTLYGIAKRQGVTLNTLLANNRGLNPQLALKVGQVLQVPSRAPARPVATGSAGGATVRAAGIRVTAVVPVQGRLTSSYSAAHPGLDLAAPIGTPVLAARGGRVTESRFDGRTGWGWTIVVDHGDGMTSRYSHNSANLVWAGQFVKTGEVIARVGSTGNSTGPHLDFRVMVGGRVINPMSLY; translated from the coding sequence ATGTGGCGTTTCCTGATCCTGTCCCTGGGCCTAGCTGGCCTGAGCTTCTGCGCAGCGGCAACCGTGACCGTAAAACCGGGCGACACCCTGTACGGCATCGCCAAGCGTCAGGGCGTCACGTTGAACACCCTGCTGGCGAATAACAGAGGCCTCAACCCGCAGCTCGCGCTGAAAGTGGGGCAGGTCCTGCAGGTGCCCAGTCGCGCCCCAGCCCGACCCGTGGCCACCGGCTCAGCTGGTGGCGCCACCGTGCGCGCGGCAGGCATTCGCGTGACAGCTGTGGTGCCCGTACAGGGCCGACTCACGAGCTCGTACTCAGCGGCGCATCCTGGCCTGGATCTGGCAGCCCCGATAGGGACCCCCGTGCTGGCAGCTCGGGGCGGCCGCGTCACGGAGTCCCGATTTGACGGGCGCACGGGCTGGGGCTGGACGATTGTGGTTGATCACGGGGACGGCATGACCAGCCGCTACAGCCACAACAGCGCCAACCTCGTCTGGGCAGGTCAATTTGTGAAGACAGGGGAGGTCATTGCACGGGTGGGCAGCACGGGGAACAGCACGGGACCACACCTTGACTTCCGGGTGATGGTGGGCGGCCGGGTCATCAATCCCATGTCGTTGTACTGA
- a CDS encoding C39 family peptidase has translation MKNIRHEPQSLNNCAPVTAMTLLGYYGASVTQAQAAAVMKDYPGDPQVTSVELANYLGRAGLRSVIRYAGDAELLRTLVANGFPVVLQQRLQQGSNVAHFRTVYGYSAGYFLISDPLLGPSLRLTPAQLMSLWAYYNGEYLVAYPPAKEAQVQAILGRDFSAAANWQHLRTHGEQDVKARPGDPYAWWGLAKATLRLGNPRLASEYFERAINLGVPTMYYLYRQEAFEAWTQAGKHSRTLSVTQRALQTFPRSKELQHFRTLASRSLEKPGS, from the coding sequence TTGAAGAACATTCGGCATGAACCCCAGTCGCTGAACAACTGCGCGCCAGTGACCGCCATGACTCTCCTGGGGTACTACGGTGCTTCGGTGACGCAGGCGCAGGCAGCGGCCGTGATGAAGGACTACCCCGGTGATCCCCAGGTCACGAGCGTGGAGCTCGCCAACTACCTGGGTCGTGCCGGCCTGCGTAGTGTGATCCGGTACGCGGGGGATGCCGAGTTGCTGCGCACCCTGGTGGCGAACGGCTTTCCAGTGGTGCTGCAGCAGCGCCTCCAGCAGGGCAGCAACGTGGCGCACTTCCGAACTGTGTACGGGTACAGCGCAGGCTATTTTCTGATCAGTGATCCACTGCTGGGGCCCTCCCTACGCTTGACGCCTGCACAACTGATGTCGCTCTGGGCGTACTACAACGGCGAGTATCTGGTGGCTTATCCGCCGGCAAAAGAAGCGCAGGTGCAGGCGATTCTCGGGCGTGATTTCAGTGCGGCGGCCAACTGGCAACACCTGAGGACGCACGGCGAACAGGACGTCAAAGCGCGCCCGGGGGACCCCTACGCCTGGTGGGGTCTGGCCAAAGCTACCCTGCGCCTGGGCAATCCACGCCTCGCGTCGGAGTATTTCGAGCGTGCCATCAATCTGGGCGTGCCGACCATGTATTACCTCTACCGCCAGGAAGCATTTGAGGCGTGGACGCAGGCTGGGAAGCACAGCCGGACGCTCAGCGTCACGCAGCGCGCCCTACAGACATTTCCACGCAGCAAGGAGCTGCAACACTTCCGCACACTGGCCAGCCGGAGCTTGGAGAAACCTGGGTCATGA
- a CDS encoding heavy metal translocating P-type ATPase has protein sequence MSKTMELGVQGMTCASCVGRVERGLTKVEGVEQATVNLATERATVQYDPEQTSPAALIEKVKAIGYEPVTGTLDLGIQGMTCANCVGRVERALKKVDGVLDATVNLATERASIRYLPASVSPGQLKAAVVSAGYGVLEAEACQDRTDQEREAREREVQALRRAVTFSAIFAVPLLILAMVPMLYMPFHMWLTSYIDMKTLNWIMLALAAPVQFGPGLRFYRLGWKSLVHRSPDMNSLVMIGTSAAFLYSLVATMAPQLFPEGTAHVYYEASAVVITLILLGKYFEAIAKGRSSEAMKKLLGLQAKVARVVRNGEELEVPTDEVLIGDLISVRPGEKIPVDGQVVSGNSFVDESMITGEPVPVSKQAGAGVVGGTINQNGAFAFQATKVGADTALAQIIKLVETAQGSKPPIQGLADKVVSVFVPVVLGIAALTFVLWLLFGGQTALSFALVNMVAVLIIACPCAMGLATPTSIMVGTGKAAELGVLFRNGAALEGLQGVKVVAVDKTGTLTKGKPELTDLVTTAGMDRQTVLRLVAAAEGQSEHPIAQAIVDATRREGMTLPTPDHFEAVPGFGLEAHVDGHLVQVGADRYMTRLNLDTSAFTAQAHQLGDEGKSPLYAAIDGQLAAIIAVADPIKEGSLEAVQALHAQGLRVAMITGDNARTAQAIARQLGIDEVLAEVLPSGKSDAVKELQAKGQSVAFVGDGINDAPALAQADVGLAIGTGTDVAVETADVILMSGDLRGVPNAYALSRATLRNIRLNLFWAFAYNIILIPVAAGALYPTFGWLLSPVLAAAAMGFSSVFVLTNALRLRGFRPPVRPGPITVVPPVSQPARA, from the coding sequence ATGAGCAAAACAATGGAGCTTGGGGTTCAGGGCATGACCTGCGCGAGCTGCGTGGGGCGGGTGGAGCGTGGCCTGACCAAGGTGGAAGGGGTTGAGCAGGCCACCGTGAATCTCGCCACCGAACGTGCGACTGTTCAATACGACCCGGAGCAGACCAGTCCAGCTGCCCTCATCGAGAAGGTCAAAGCCATTGGGTATGAGCCGGTCACCGGCACACTGGACCTCGGCATTCAAGGCATGACCTGCGCGAACTGCGTAGGCCGCGTTGAGCGGGCTTTGAAGAAGGTAGACGGTGTACTGGACGCAACGGTGAACCTCGCGACCGAACGGGCGAGCATTCGGTATCTGCCCGCCAGTGTCAGTCCCGGACAGCTGAAAGCCGCCGTCGTGTCTGCTGGCTATGGGGTGCTGGAAGCGGAAGCTTGCCAGGACCGGACCGACCAGGAACGCGAAGCCCGGGAACGTGAGGTGCAGGCCTTAAGACGCGCTGTCACCTTCAGTGCCATTTTCGCCGTGCCCCTGCTCATTCTGGCCATGGTGCCGATGCTCTACATGCCCTTCCACATGTGGCTGACGAGCTATATCGACATGAAGACCCTGAACTGGATCATGCTGGCCCTCGCAGCGCCCGTGCAGTTTGGTCCTGGCCTGCGCTTCTACCGCCTGGGTTGGAAGAGCCTTGTGCACCGCTCGCCAGACATGAACAGTCTGGTCATGATCGGCACGTCGGCAGCTTTCCTCTACAGCCTGGTCGCCACCATGGCCCCGCAGCTCTTTCCTGAGGGCACTGCGCATGTGTATTACGAAGCGTCAGCCGTGGTCATCACCCTGATTCTGCTCGGCAAATACTTCGAAGCCATCGCCAAAGGCCGCTCCAGCGAAGCCATGAAGAAGCTCCTGGGCCTCCAGGCCAAGGTCGCCCGCGTCGTGCGGAACGGAGAGGAACTCGAAGTCCCCACTGACGAGGTCTTGATTGGTGACCTGATCAGCGTGCGTCCTGGCGAAAAGATTCCGGTCGACGGCCAGGTGGTGAGCGGCAATTCCTTCGTGGACGAGTCGATGATCACAGGTGAACCAGTCCCAGTGAGCAAGCAGGCCGGAGCGGGGGTCGTGGGCGGCACCATCAACCAGAACGGCGCCTTCGCTTTCCAGGCCACGAAAGTCGGTGCGGACACGGCCCTGGCGCAGATCATCAAACTGGTAGAAACTGCGCAGGGCAGCAAGCCACCTATTCAGGGTCTGGCCGATAAGGTGGTCAGCGTCTTTGTGCCTGTCGTATTAGGTATTGCGGCTTTGACCTTCGTCCTCTGGCTCCTCTTCGGAGGTCAGACGGCCCTGAGCTTCGCTCTCGTCAACATGGTCGCGGTGCTGATCATCGCCTGCCCCTGCGCCATGGGGCTGGCCACGCCCACCAGCATCATGGTGGGTACCGGAAAAGCGGCCGAACTCGGCGTGTTGTTCCGCAACGGTGCAGCACTCGAAGGCCTGCAAGGTGTGAAGGTCGTGGCGGTAGACAAGACTGGCACCCTGACCAAGGGCAAGCCTGAACTGACCGACCTCGTGACGACAGCTGGTATGGACCGTCAAACCGTCCTGCGTTTGGTCGCCGCTGCAGAAGGTCAGAGTGAGCATCCCATCGCGCAGGCCATCGTGGATGCCACCCGCCGTGAGGGAATGACTCTGCCTACTCCAGACCACTTCGAAGCGGTCCCTGGTTTCGGCCTGGAAGCGCATGTGGACGGCCACCTCGTGCAGGTCGGGGCCGACCGCTACATGACCCGCCTGAATCTGGACACCAGCGCTTTCACTGCGCAGGCTCATCAGCTGGGAGACGAAGGCAAGTCGCCCCTGTACGCCGCCATTGACGGGCAGCTGGCCGCCATTATTGCCGTGGCCGACCCCATCAAAGAGGGCAGTCTGGAAGCCGTGCAGGCCCTGCATGCTCAGGGACTTCGCGTAGCGATGATTACCGGTGACAATGCCCGCACGGCGCAGGCGATTGCGCGGCAATTGGGCATTGATGAAGTGCTCGCCGAAGTCCTGCCCAGCGGCAAGAGCGACGCCGTGAAGGAACTCCAAGCCAAAGGGCAGAGCGTCGCCTTTGTGGGGGACGGCATCAATGACGCCCCAGCGCTGGCTCAGGCCGATGTGGGCCTGGCCATTGGCACTGGCACCGACGTGGCCGTCGAGACCGCCGACGTGATCTTGATGAGCGGCGATCTGCGCGGTGTGCCGAATGCCTACGCGTTAAGCCGCGCCACCCTGCGCAACATCCGCCTCAACCTGTTCTGGGCGTTCGCATACAACATCATCCTGATTCCAGTGGCCGCCGGTGCCCTGTACCCTACCTTCGGTTGGCTCCTGAGCCCAGTCCTGGCCGCTGCAGCGATGGGCTTTTCCAGCGTGTTTGTCCTGACGAATGCCCTGCGCCTGCGTGGCTTCCGTCCGCCGGTGCGGCCTGGTCCTATCACTGTGGTTCCGCCAGTCAGCCAGCCTGCCCGAGCCTGA
- a CDS encoding heavy metal-associated domain-containing protein yields MTTELTITGMTCGHCETAVRNALKAVPGVQDVKVDLKGGSAIVEGAADPQALVAAVTDEGYGAQPRA; encoded by the coding sequence ATGACCACAGAACTGACTATTACGGGAATGACATGCGGGCACTGCGAAACAGCGGTACGCAATGCATTGAAAGCTGTTCCAGGCGTGCAGGACGTCAAGGTGGACCTGAAAGGGGGCTCGGCTATTGTGGAAGGCGCAGCAGACCCCCAGGCCCTGGTCGCGGCGGTGACCGATGAGGGCTACGGTGCCCAGCCCCGCGCCTGA
- a CDS encoding recombinase family protein, with protein MPGQRIGYTRVSSLDQNPARQLDQTQVDRVFTDQASGKDVHRPQLGALLAFAREGDTVVVHSMDRLARNLDDLRQLVSGLTRRGIRVEFVKEGLTFTGEDAPMSNLLLSVMGAFAEFERSLIRERQREGIALARKQGKYRGRKKALSAEQVQQLRRRVQAGESKAALARELGISRETLYQYLERPE; from the coding sequence TTGCCCGGTCAACGCATCGGCTACACCCGCGTCAGCTCGCTCGACCAGAACCCTGCACGCCAGCTCGACCAGACCCAGGTCGACCGGGTGTTCACCGATCAGGCCTCCGGCAAGGACGTTCACCGCCCCCAGCTCGGAGCCCTGCTCGCCTTCGCCCGCGAGGGCGACACGGTGGTCGTCCACAGCATGGACCGCCTGGCGCGCAACCTGGACGATCTCCGCCAGCTTGTGAGTGGCCTGACCCGTCGGGGCATCCGGGTGGAGTTCGTCAAGGAAGGGCTGACCTTCACGGGTGAGGACGCGCCCATGTCGAATTTGCTGCTGAGCGTTATGGGCGCCTTCGCCGAGTTTGAACGATCTCTGATCCGGGAGCGGCAGCGCGAGGGCATCGCCCTCGCCCGCAAGCAAGGGAAATACCGGGGCCGCAAGAAGGCCTTGAGTGCCGAGCAGGTGCAGCAACTTCGGCGCAGGGTGCAGGCTGGAGAATCGAAAGCTGCCCTGGCGCGGGAATTGGGGATCAGCCGGGAGACGCTCTATCAGTACCTGGAACGTCCAGAATAG
- the lspA gene encoding signal peptidase II, which yields MLQSGVPRLVLLALTILCVVLDLALKSWARAELPGEVRPWLPGVLDLTLTYNTGAAWSLLSGSALPLALVRGAVGLGLVIFLLRRPQPTGQAISLSVIAGGALGNAIDGLNAGRVTDMLASPALSAVTRALGQGDFPVFNLADVWVVGGVLLLLFVSVREDRRRGQVPAPSPEEPSSNRHPSA from the coding sequence TTGCTACAGTCAGGTGTGCCCCGTCTCGTCCTCCTCGCGCTGACCATCCTGTGCGTCGTCCTCGACCTCGCCCTCAAGAGCTGGGCTCGCGCAGAACTGCCCGGTGAGGTGCGGCCCTGGCTTCCCGGCGTCCTCGACCTGACGCTGACCTACAACACGGGCGCCGCGTGGAGTCTGTTGTCCGGCTCGGCTCTGCCGCTCGCACTGGTCCGGGGGGCGGTGGGACTGGGCCTGGTCATCTTCCTGCTGCGGCGCCCCCAACCGACTGGGCAGGCCATCAGCCTCAGCGTGATCGCCGGGGGAGCCCTCGGCAACGCCATCGACGGCCTGAACGCCGGGCGCGTGACCGACATGCTCGCCTCACCGGCGCTGTCAGCGGTCACCCGCGCCCTGGGGCAAGGCGACTTCCCGGTGTTCAACCTCGCGGACGTTTGGGTGGTCGGGGGGGTGCTGCTGCTGCTGTTCGTGAGCGTCAGGGAGGATCGGCGCCGGGGGCAGGTGCCCGCTCCCTCTCCCGAGGAGCCGTCCTCCAACCGTCACCCTTCAGCTTGA